A single window of Streptomyces xanthii DNA harbors:
- the rpmH gene encoding 50S ribosomal protein L34: MSKRTFQPNNRRRAKTHGFRLRMRTRAGRAILASRRGKGRARLSA, encoded by the coding sequence GTGAGCAAGCGCACCTTCCAGCCGAACAACCGTCGTCGCGCCAAGACCCACGGCTTCCGGCTGCGTATGCGCACCCGTGCCGGCCGCGCGATTCTCGCGTCCCGCCGTGGCAAGGGTCGCGCCCGCCTGTCCGCCTGA
- the yidC gene encoding membrane protein insertase YidC, which translates to MISDIVNAISGVFAFLTYPVSWVIVQFHKVFGAIFGPDSGWAWGLSIVFLVVLIRICLIPLFVKQIKATRNMQLLQPQMKAIQERYKNDKQRQSEEMMKLYKETGTNPLSSCLPILVQSPFFFALYHTLSGIADGKKVGVITQSLLDSAQKAHIFGAPLAAKFTDSAEAVAKMGGSSLTDVRVVTAVMIVLMSASQFYTQRQLMTKNVDLTVKTPFMQQQKMLMYVFPLIFLFMGINFPVGVLVYWLTTNVWTMGQQMYVINRNPTPGSKAQAKMLEGLQKHVITHSATRTKREKTIVKAIVAKGRDRNEYERKFINGLTKAQLAAQADGTVVKSTAATAVLDEDGAPKAAGPQKRQQPKRQSKSQRQSGPAQGGAEDAAPAKTSLEKKDAPEDAAPKAKQAGGGKQAGGTSNGRSRAKSNQRKGQPPRSKSSSKK; encoded by the coding sequence ATGATTTCCGATATCGTCAACGCGATTTCCGGCGTCTTCGCGTTTCTCACCTACCCGGTGTCCTGGGTCATCGTCCAGTTCCACAAGGTCTTCGGGGCCATCTTCGGGCCTGACTCCGGCTGGGCCTGGGGCCTGTCGATCGTCTTCCTGGTGGTGCTGATCCGCATCTGCCTGATCCCGCTCTTCGTGAAGCAGATCAAGGCCACGCGGAACATGCAGCTGCTCCAGCCGCAGATGAAGGCGATCCAGGAGCGCTACAAGAACGACAAGCAGCGTCAGTCCGAAGAGATGATGAAGCTGTACAAGGAGACGGGTACCAACCCGCTCTCCTCGTGCCTTCCCATCCTCGTGCAGTCGCCGTTCTTCTTCGCGCTGTACCACACGCTCTCGGGCATCGCCGACGGCAAGAAGGTCGGCGTCATCACGCAGTCGCTGCTCGACAGCGCGCAGAAGGCCCACATCTTCGGCGCCCCGCTCGCCGCGAAGTTCACGGACAGCGCCGAGGCCGTCGCCAAGATGGGCGGCTCCTCGCTGACGGACGTGCGGGTCGTCACCGCCGTCATGATCGTTCTGATGTCGGCGTCGCAGTTCTACACGCAGCGCCAGCTGATGACCAAGAACGTCGACCTGACGGTGAAGACGCCGTTCATGCAGCAGCAGAAGATGCTGATGTACGTCTTCCCCCTGATCTTCCTGTTCATGGGCATCAACTTCCCCGTGGGTGTGCTCGTCTACTGGCTGACCACCAACGTCTGGACCATGGGTCAGCAGATGTACGTGATCAACCGGAACCCCACCCCGGGCAGCAAGGCCCAGGCCAAGATGCTCGAGGGCCTGCAGAAGCACGTCATCACGCACAGCGCCACGCGGACCAAGCGCGAGAAGACGATCGTCAAGGCCATCGTCGCCAAGGGCCGCGACCGCAACGAGTACGAGCGCAAGTTCATCAACGGCCTGACCAAGGCCCAGCTTGCCGCCCAGGCGGACGGCACCGTGGTGAAGAGCACGGCCGCGACCGCGGTTCTGGACGAGGACGGCGCCCCCAAGGCCGCCGGCCCGCAGAAGCGGCAGCAGCCCAAGCGCCAGTCGAAGTCGCAGCGCCAGTCCGGCCCCGCGCAGGGCGGCGCCGAAGACGCGGCCCCGGCCAAGACGTCGCTGGAGAAGAAGGACGCGCCCGAGGACGCCGCTCCCAAGGCCAAGCAGGCCGGCGGCGGCAAGCAGGCCGGCGGTACCTCCAACGGCCGCAGCCGCGCCAAGTCCAACCAGCGCAAGGGCCAGCCGCCGCGCTCCAAGTCCTCGTCCAAGAAGTAA
- the rnpA gene encoding ribonuclease P protein component, protein MLPTEYRLRRREDFATAVRRGRRAGRPLLVVHLRSGSTDPHAPGESVSPPRAGFVVSKAVGGAVVRNAVKRRLRHLMRDRVASLPPGSLVVVRALPGAGDATHAQLARDLDAALQRLLGGGAR, encoded by the coding sequence GTGCTGCCTACCGAGTATCGGCTGAGGCGGCGCGAAGACTTCGCGACCGCGGTACGCCGAGGACGTCGGGCTGGACGCCCGCTTCTCGTCGTCCATCTACGCAGCGGTTCAACGGACCCGCACGCGCCTGGGGAGAGCGTTTCCCCGCCGCGTGCGGGTTTCGTCGTGAGCAAGGCAGTAGGTGGAGCCGTCGTACGGAACGCGGTGAAGCGCAGACTTCGGCACCTCATGCGCGACCGAGTGGCTTCGTTGCCCCCAGGTAGCCTGGTAGTCGTACGCGCGTTGCCCGGAGCGGGTGACGCCACCCACGCACAGCTGGCCCGAGACCTGGACGCTGCACTCCAGCGGCTCCTGGGAGGGGGCGCGCGATGA
- the yidD gene encoding membrane protein insertion efficiency factor YidD, with amino-acid sequence MKYPLLALIKIYQWTISPLLGPVCKYYPSCSHYGFTAIDRHGAIKGTALTAWRILRCNPWSPGGVDHVPPRKRPRWHEMLRNALRGDKKAAPVVDGDRQPAQDTPSTATPPHAQGA; translated from the coding sequence ATGAAGTACCCACTGCTCGCCTTGATCAAGATCTATCAGTGGACGATCAGTCCGCTTCTTGGTCCGGTGTGCAAGTACTACCCGTCGTGTTCCCACTACGGCTTCACGGCCATCGACCGGCACGGTGCGATCAAGGGAACAGCCCTCACCGCCTGGCGCATCCTTCGGTGCAATCCGTGGTCGCCCGGCGGCGTCGACCACGTTCCGCCGCGCAAGCGTCCGCGCTGGCACGAGATGCTCCGCAACGCCTTGCGCGGGGACAAGAAAGCGGCCCCCGTCGTTGACGGCGACAGACAGCCTGCCCAGGACACCCCGTCCACAGCGACCCCGCCCCATGCCCAAGGAGCCTGA
- a CDS encoding Jag family protein produces MTEGTTSPEGGDTLTRLEQEGEIAADYLEGLLDIADLDGDIDMDVEADRAAVSIVSDGSGRDLQKLVGRDGEVLEALQELTRLAVHRETGDRSRLMLDIAGYRAQKRAELTEQGAKAAAEVKSTGEPVKMKPMTPFERKVVHDAVKAAGLRSESEGEEPQRFVVVLPA; encoded by the coding sequence GTGACGGAAGGCACCACCTCTCCCGAGGGTGGCGACACCCTGACCCGCCTCGAGCAGGAGGGCGAGATCGCCGCGGACTACCTCGAGGGTCTGCTGGACATCGCCGACCTCGACGGCGACATCGACATGGATGTCGAGGCCGACCGTGCCGCGGTCTCCATCGTCAGCGACGGCAGCGGCCGCGACCTGCAGAAGCTGGTCGGCCGTGACGGTGAGGTCCTGGAAGCCCTCCAGGAGCTGACCCGCCTCGCGGTGCACCGGGAGACCGGGGACCGCAGCCGCCTGATGCTGGACATCGCCGGTTACCGCGCCCAGAAGCGCGCCGAGCTCACCGAGCAGGGCGCCAAGGCCGCGGCCGAGGTGAAGAGCACGGGCGAGCCCGTCAAGATGAAGCCGATGACGCCGTTCGAGCGCAAGGTTGTGCACGACGCGGTCAAGGCCGCCGGTCTGCGCAGC